One stretch of Halichoerus grypus chromosome 8, mHalGry1.hap1.1, whole genome shotgun sequence DNA includes these proteins:
- the FOXB1 gene encoding forkhead box protein B1 gives MPRPGRNTYSDQKPPYSYISLTAMAIQSSPEKMLPLSEIYKFIMDRFPYYRENTQRWQNSLRHNLSFNDCFIKIPRRPDQPGKGSFWALHPSCGDMFENGSFLRRRKRFKVLKSDHLAPSKPADAAQYLQQQAKLRLSALAASGTHLPQMPAAAYNLGGVAQPSGFKHPFAIENIIAREYKMPGGLAFSAMQPVPAAYPLPNQLTTMSSSLGTGWPHVYGSAGMIESATPISMASGDYSAYGVPLKPLCHAAGQTLPAIPVPIKPTPAAVPALPALPAPIPTLLSNSPPSLSPTSSQTATSQSSPATPSETLTSPASALHSVAVH, from the coding sequence ATGCCTCGGCCCGGCCGCAACACGTACAGCGACCAAAAGCCGCCCTACTCGTACATCTCGCTGACCGCCATGGCCATCCAGAGCTCTCCGGAGAAGATGCTGCCGTTGAGCGAGATCTACAAGTTCATCATGGACCGCTTCCCCTACTACCGGGAGAACACGCAGCGCTGGCAAAACAGCCTGCGCCACAACCTCTCCTTCAACGACTGCTTCATCAAGATCCCGCGGCGGCCAGACCAGCCAGGCAAGGGCAGCTTCTGGGCGCTGCACCCCAGCTGCGGGGATATGTTTGAGAACGGCAGCTTCCTGCGGCGCCGCAAACGCTTCAAGGTGCTCAAGTCCGACCACCTGGCGCCCAGCAAGCCCGCCGACGCCGCGCAGTATTTGCAGCAGCAGGCCAAGCTGCGCCTCAGCGCGCTTGCGGCCTCCGGCACGCACCTGCCACAGATGCCCGCCGCCGCCTACAACCTGGGCGGCGTGGCACAGCCCTCGGGCTTCAAGCACCCCTTCGCCATCGAGAATATCATCGCTCGCGAGTACAAGATGCCTGGGGGGCTGGCCTTCTCCGCCATGCAGCCAGTGCCCGCCGCCTACCCGCTCCCCAACCAGTTGACTACCATGAGCAGCTCGCTGGGCACTGGCTGGCCACACGTGTACGGTTCCGCAGGCATGATCGAGTCAGCCACCCCTATCTCCATGGCTAGTGGCGATTACAGCGCCTACGGCGTACCATTGAAGCCGCTGTGCCACGCAGCAGGCCAGACGCTGCCCGCAATCCCGGTGCCCATCAAGCCCACACCAGCCGCAGTGCCCGCGCTGCCCGCGTTGCCCGCGCCCATTCCCACCTTGCTCTCGAACTCTCCGCCCTCGCTCAGCCCCACGTCCTCGCAAACAGCCACCAGCCAAAGCAGCCCCGCCACTCCCAGTGAAACGCTCACCAGCCCGGCCTCCGCCTTGCACTCCGTGGCGGTGCACTGA